GTGTAGTCCGCGGTGAAGCGGGTGTCGCCCGGTTTGACGGTGACGAAGTACAGCCAGTCGCCCGGGGCCGGGTTGTACACCGCGCGCAGCGCGTCCTCACCGGGGTTGTCGATGGGCGTCGGCGGCAGCCCCATCCGCTGGTAGGAGTTGTACGGGCTGTCGATCCGTGTGTCCTCGGCGGTGGTGCGCACGGTGGCGCGGTCCAGGCCGTAGTTCAAGGTGGAGTCCATCTGGAGGGGCATGCCCTGCTCCAGCCGGTTGAAGATCACCCGGGCCACCTTGCCCATGTCGGCCTTGGTGGCGGACTCCGCCTGGACGATGCTCGCGATGGTGACCGCCTGGTGGAGATTCATCGTGGTGCGCTGGGGGCCCGCGCCCGGCGGCGCCGCGGTGAACTTCCTGGCCGCGGCGCCGACCATCGCAGAGAGCAGCGACCGCGGGGTCGACCGGTCGTCGATCCGGTAGGTCGCCGGGAACAGATAGCCCTCCGGGTTGCCCTCGGCCACCTCCGGAAGCCCGAGTCCGCCCTTGGCGGCCGTCTGCCGGGTGCTGCCGGGTGGCACGTCGAGCGCCCGGTCGACGGCGGCGTACACCTGGGCGGCCCGCCAGCCCTCCGGGATCACCAGCGCGTGCGGGCGCACCGGTCCGTCCTCGCGCAGGGTCAGCAGCGGCACCGCCACGGCGGTGCCCGCCAGGACGGCCCCGGACACGACGAGGGCCAGCCGGCCCCGGCGCGTCAGCGTGACGGTCTTCCGTGACGGCGTGTTCGTCTGCATGCGGGCACGGTAACGCTCCGGAGATCATAAACCCGGCATATCGTCGGTTTGTCGGCTCAGGTCGAGTGTCACGTCGCCGGCTCAGATCGGGCGTCACGTCTCCGGCTCCGGTCAGGCCTCGCGTCGTCGACTCCGCTCGGGCGTCACGTCGTCGGTTCCAGTCGGGCGTCACGGCGGACCAGCGCCGCATAACGCCCGTCCTGTTCGAGCAGTTCCTCGTGCGTACCGCGCTCGGCCACGCGGCCGGAGTCGAGGACGAGGATCTGGTCCGCGTCGCGGACGGTGGAGAGGCGGTGGGCGATGGTGAGCGTGGTCCGGTCGGCCGACAGCGCGTCGATGGCTTCCTGGACGGCCGCCTCGGTACGGGTGTCCAGCGCGCTGGTGGCCTCGTCGAGGATGAGCACCGGGGGGTCCCGCAAGATGGTCCGGGCGATGGCCAGGCGCTGCTTCTCGCCACCGGAGAAGCGGTGGCCGCGCTCGCCGACGACGGTGTCGTACCCGTCGGGCAGGGCCGCGATGTGGTCGTGGATCTGGGCCGCCTTGGCCGCCGCGCGCAGTTCCTCGTCGGTGGCGTCCGGTTTGGCGAAGCGCAGGTTGTCCGCGACGGAGGCGTGGAAGAGGTACGTCTCCTGGGAGACCACGCCCACCGCGCGGGCGAGCGTGTCGAAGTCCAGGTCGCGCACGTCGACGCCGTCCAGGGTGACGCGCCCCGCGCTCACGTCGTACAGCCGGGGAACCAGGTAGCCGAGCGTGGACTTGCCCGCGCCCGTGGGGCCGACGACCGCGAGGCTGCTGCCCGCCGGGACCGTGACGTCGATGCCGTCGAGGATCGGGGCGCCCTTGTCGTCGTAGCGGAAGGTCACGTCCTCGAAACGGACCTCGCCCTTGACCTGGCCGAGGCGGACGGGCCGCTCGCGCTCGGTGATGTCGATCGGCAGGTCGAGGTACTCGAAGATGCGCTGGAACAGGGCGAGCGAGGTCTGTATCTGCACGCCGGTCGACAACAGGCTCACGGTCGGCCGGAACAGACCCTGCTGCAACGAGACGAAGGCGACGATCGTGCCGATGGAGACCTCGGGGCCGCCGAATCTGAGAGCCAGGCCCGCGGTCCAGTAGATGATGGCAGGCATGGCGGCCATGACGATGGTGATGACGGCCATGCGCCACCGTCCGGCCATGTTGGACCTGACCTCAAGGTCCACCAGGCCCTCGGACTCCTCGGCGAACGACCTGGTCAGCGAGTCGGAGCGGCCCATGGTGCGACCGAGCAGGATCCCGCTGACGGACAGCGACTCGGTGACGGTGGCGGCCATCGCGGCCATCTGCTTCTGCCGCCTGGTGGTGATCTTCTTGCGCTCGTTGCCCACACGGCGGCTGATCCACACGAACACCGGGAGCAGCAGCAGCGAGACCACGGTCAGCCGCCAGTCGAGCGCGGCCATCGCGACGATCGTGGCGACCACGCTGGTGAGGTTGGAGACCAGCGAGGTGGCGGTGGAGGTGACGGTGGCCTGCATGCCGCCGATGTCGTTGGCGATGCGCGACTGCACCTCGCCGGTGCGGGTGCGGGTGAAGAAGGCCAGGGACATGCGCTGGAGGCGTCCGTAGACGGCGGTGCGCAGGTCGTGCATCACCCGCTGGCCGACGGTCGTGGAGATCAGGGTCTGC
The sequence above is drawn from the Streptomyces sp. SAT1 genome and encodes:
- the mltG gene encoding endolytic transglycosylase MltG, with the protein product MQTNTPSRKTVTLTRRGRLALVVSGAVLAGTAVAVPLLTLREDGPVRPHALVIPEGWRAAQVYAAVDRALDVPPGSTRQTAAKGGLGLPEVAEGNPEGYLFPATYRIDDRSTPRSLLSAMVGAAARKFTAAPPGAGPQRTTMNLHQAVTIASIVQAESATKADMGKVARVIFNRLEQGMPLQMDSTLNYGLDRATVRTTAEDTRIDSPYNSYQRMGLPPTPIDNPGEDALRAVYNPAPGDWLYFVTVKPGDTRFTADYTQHQRNVDEFNARRQSLAQQRTGQQEQHQPEQGTRSPQPAPK
- a CDS encoding ABC transporter ATP-binding protein, with product MHPDRHPSWTPSTDAQEQPRQVRRILGLFRPYRGRLAVVGLLVGAASLVSVATPFLLKEILDVAIPRGRTGLLSLLAAGMIVSAVLTSVFGVLQTLISTTVGQRVMHDLRTAVYGRLQRMSLAFFTRTRTGEVQSRIANDIGGMQATVTSTATSLVSNLTSVVATIVAMAALDWRLTVVSLLLLPVFVWISRRVGNERKKITTRRQKQMAAMAATVTESLSVSGILLGRTMGRSDSLTRSFAEESEGLVDLEVRSNMAGRWRMAVITIVMAAMPAIIYWTAGLALRFGGPEVSIGTIVAFVSLQQGLFRPTVSLLSTGVQIQTSLALFQRIFEYLDLPIDITERERPVRLGQVKGEVRFEDVTFRYDDKGAPILDGIDVTVPAGSSLAVVGPTGAGKSTLGYLVPRLYDVSAGRVTLDGVDVRDLDFDTLARAVGVVSQETYLFHASVADNLRFAKPDATDEELRAAAKAAQIHDHIAALPDGYDTVVGERGHRFSGGEKQRLAIARTILRDPPVLILDEATSALDTRTEAAVQEAIDALSADRTTLTIAHRLSTVRDADQILVLDSGRVAERGTHEELLEQDGRYAALVRRDARLEPTT